A genome region from Populus alba chromosome 5, ASM523922v2, whole genome shotgun sequence includes the following:
- the LOC118057878 gene encoding uncharacterized protein yields the protein MEIVISIVAKVAELLVVPIKRQIGYVIYCNTNIQNLKNEVEKLTGAKTRVIHSIEEARRNGEEIEVDVENWLRSVDGVIQGGGGVGGDESSKKCFMGLCPDLKIRYRLGKAAKKELTVIADLQKKGEFARVSYRPAPSGIGPVQDYEAFESRDSVVNAVVDALKDGAVNMVGYMGWVFGEDHTCEEGC from the coding sequence ATGGAAATTGTGATTTCTATTGTAGCCAAAGTTGCTGAGCTGTTAGTTGTTCCCATTAAGAGACAGATTGGTTATGTAATTTATTGCAATACCAATATTCAGAacttaaaaaatgaagttgagaAGCTGACAGGTGCAAAAACAAGGGTGATTCATTCTATAGAGGAGGCTAGAAGGAATGGGGAAGAGATTGAAGTTGATGTTGAGAACTGGCTGAGAAGTGTTGATGGGGTCATTCAAGGGGGAGGTGGTGTTGGTGGAGATGAATCAAGTAAGAAGTGCTTCATGGGTTTGTGTCCTGATCTAAAGATACGCTATCGGTTGGGTAAAGCAGCGAAGAAGGAGTTGACGGTTATTGCTGATCTCCAGAAAAAAGGGGAATTTGCTAGGGTTTCTTACCGTCCTGCTCCATCGGGTATAGGGCCTGTCCAGGACTATGAGGCCTTTGAATCAAGAGATTCTGTAGTAAATGCTGTTGTGGATGCATTGAAGGATGGTGCCGTGAACATGGTTGGGTATATGGGATGGGTGTTTGGGGAAGACCACACTTGTGAAGAAGGTTGCTGA